The Enterococcus rotai genome includes a window with the following:
- a CDS encoding glycoside hydrolase family 73 protein — protein sequence MNQGILKKQNILPLLLILLLSFASLFLIFNKEEQPIQDEATAYQQIFINEIASEAKLLQKQTHLFASITIAQAILESDWGRSDLAVEAKNLFGIKGTFNDQSSIMPTDEFIDGERITIDDSFKKYETIQESMVDHMEFLKGSTYEGIKTSKNYREAAVALQNGGYATDPDYADKLIQLIDEFKLYKYDK from the coding sequence ATGAATCAAGGAATTCTAAAAAAACAAAATATTTTACCATTACTATTGATTCTACTTCTTTCATTTGCTAGTCTTTTCCTTATTTTTAATAAAGAAGAACAACCAATCCAAGATGAAGCGACTGCTTATCAGCAGATTTTTATTAATGAAATAGCATCTGAAGCCAAACTTTTACAAAAACAAACTCATTTATTTGCTAGCATCACCATTGCTCAAGCAATTCTAGAGTCTGACTGGGGCCGCAGCGATCTAGCGGTAGAAGCAAAAAATTTATTTGGGATCAAAGGCACTTTTAACGACCAATCTAGTATTATGCCCACAGATGAGTTTATCGATGGCGAACGGATCACGATTGATGATTCCTTTAAAAAATATGAAACGATCCAAGAATCAATGGTCGATCATATGGAATTTTTAAAAGGCAGCACGTATGAAGGAATCAAAACAAGTAAAAATTATCGAGAAGCAGCTGTCGCTTTGCAAAATGGTGGTTATGCAACCGATCCAGACTATGCTGATAAATTGATTCAATTGATCGATGAATTTAAACTATATAAATATGATAAGTAA
- a CDS encoding response regulator transcription factor — MNILVADDSLEMVQIVSAYLKKAGFTVFAALDGEAAIDIFYQEKLDLAIIDWMMPKIDGLEVIKTIKAESSLKVLMLTAKSTGEDEFLSLSVGADDYITKPFHPQVLLLRVKKLLGLTHSIYVKDLLIDPANLKVWKNEHVLDLTKKEFDLLMILVKNRGSIMTREQLLVGVWGMDYDGVARTVDTHIRRLREKIGDEIITTKRGVGYLIEKEN, encoded by the coding sequence GTGAATATTTTAGTTGCGGATGATAGTCTGGAAATGGTTCAAATCGTTAGTGCCTATTTAAAAAAAGCTGGTTTTACGGTCTTTGCTGCGCTGGATGGTGAAGCAGCCATAGATATTTTTTATCAAGAAAAATTAGATTTAGCTATTATTGATTGGATGATGCCGAAAATCGATGGTCTAGAGGTCATTAAAACAATCAAAGCTGAAAGTTCATTAAAGGTATTGATGCTAACAGCTAAATCAACAGGTGAAGACGAATTTCTTTCTTTATCCGTCGGTGCAGATGATTACATCACCAAACCATTTCATCCCCAAGTGCTATTATTACGCGTTAAAAAATTGCTTGGTCTAACGCATTCGATTTATGTAAAAGATTTACTGATCGATCCTGCTAATTTAAAAGTTTGGAAAAATGAACACGTTCTGGATTTAACAAAAAAAGAATTTGATTTGCTGATGATACTCGTTAAAAACCGCGGAAGTATTATGACGAGGGAACAGCTTTTAGTCGGTGTTTGGGGAATGGATTATGATGGCGTAGCGCGGACTGTTGATACCCATATTAGACGACTTCGTGAAAAAATTGGCGATGAGATCATCACCACAAAAAGAGGAGTGGGCTATCTCATTGAAAAAGAAAACTAG
- a CDS encoding sensor histidine kinase, protein MKKKTRKISTTLTLTFSLIIIGSFIIMFILNSLIVPHYYFSKMEHKVSSVMTEIQHSASSQQQLAELEDNNQVTIITRRLDGTSLDDFNEALNLELNRKKVALNRFWITQETVDQLKNSPQPVQRNFDQGKQKSTFLVEMRVIGNTFYLVGISTVNFSETASLINTFNFISLSITLLLIIVLIYISVRKITDPLVNLKKVAEEITGLSFVTTNDIPANEIGELALSINKMSYALATYQKNLLAKNEQLKQFTADLTHELKTPIALIKAYGSGIEDDLDDGTYLNVILQQTQRLNDIVDQMLDYAKLEQQQPIHKVPLQLSDTWRQTVTELRPTMEKEEILLLEADTDTPLSLIEADPILLKRVFDNLLTNSIKYTTDKEIQASWRETEEFIEFTISNQTSLTSDLDVDKLWEAFYVHEKSRNKNLSGTGLGLSIVQSIMNEHGFTIEARLVHKTLIFVLHFYKVSEQA, encoded by the coding sequence TTGAAAAAGAAAACTAGAAAAATCAGTACGACGCTCACGTTGACCTTTTCATTGATCATCATTGGCAGCTTTATTATTATGTTTATTTTGAATAGTTTAATCGTCCCCCACTACTATTTTTCAAAAATGGAACATAAAGTTTCCTCTGTCATGACCGAGATTCAACATAGTGCCAGTTCACAACAACAATTAGCAGAATTAGAAGACAACAATCAAGTCACGATCATCACACGAAGGTTAGATGGTACCTCACTTGATGATTTTAATGAAGCTTTGAATTTAGAGTTGAATCGAAAAAAAGTCGCATTAAATCGTTTCTGGATCACACAAGAAACAGTGGATCAACTCAAAAATAGCCCTCAACCTGTTCAACGAAATTTCGATCAAGGGAAACAAAAATCCACTTTCTTAGTTGAGATGCGCGTGATTGGTAATACCTTTTATTTGGTTGGTATTTCTACGGTGAATTTTTCAGAAACTGCGAGCTTGATCAATACGTTTAATTTTATTTCTTTAAGTATCACGTTATTGTTGATCATTGTGTTGATTTACATTTCTGTTCGAAAAATAACAGATCCTTTAGTCAATCTAAAAAAAGTAGCGGAAGAGATCACTGGATTGAGTTTTGTAACAACAAATGATATTCCAGCAAATGAAATTGGGGAGTTGGCTCTCAGCATCAACAAAATGAGTTACGCTTTGGCAACATATCAAAAAAATTTGCTTGCTAAAAATGAACAGCTGAAACAATTTACAGCTGATTTGACTCATGAGCTAAAAACGCCGATCGCCTTGATCAAAGCGTATGGTTCAGGAATTGAAGACGATTTAGATGACGGAACTTATCTAAATGTAATTTTACAGCAAACTCAGCGATTAAATGATATCGTAGATCAGATGTTGGACTATGCAAAATTAGAACAGCAACAGCCTATTCATAAAGTACCGCTACAACTATCAGATACTTGGCGGCAAACTGTAACAGAACTTCGACCTACAATGGAAAAAGAAGAGATTTTGTTGCTGGAAGCAGATACAGACACGCCTCTTTCATTGATTGAAGCAGATCCGATTTTACTCAAAAGAGTTTTTGATAATTTATTGACCAACAGCATTAAATACACCACAGACAAAGAGATCCAAGCAAGCTGGCGTGAAACAGAAGAATTTATCGAATTTACGATCAGTAATCAAACCTCTTTAACTTCGGATTTAGATGTAGATAAGCTTTGGGAAGCCTTTTATGTCCATGAAAAATCACGGAATAAAAACCTTTCTGGAACAGGACTCGGTTTATCGATCGTTCAGTCTATCATGAATGAACACGGCTTTACGATTGAAGCAAGATTAGTTCATAAGACATTGATTTTTGTTTTACATTTTTATAAAGTTAGCGAACAAGCGTAG